The following are encoded in a window of Brevibacillus sp. DP1.3A genomic DNA:
- a CDS encoding CBS domain-containing protein — MNISDIMTTTICTITSDKSVSYAAERMNESHVDSLVVMDHGEVLGMVTTRDVLSAHPNRIVADAMSSQPFYLSANHNVWEAYHALHQEQNGLALVKQEDQLIGFITKEIVEMKIAEYRDPLSGLYRAPYIQFIGENFLKERKPFHLLFIDLNDFGRINKLHGHPFGDDVIRTYSSVLSSLAEEQGDYLCRYAGDEFVLISTISDEQIQEYITLIKRPTNVLDIFVSAAVGHVNGYQTPDFFARSWRELIAEASLGSSAAKLSKTLTPTVG; from the coding sequence ATGAACATCTCCGACATCATGACGACGACGATTTGTACCATCACCTCTGACAAAAGTGTCTCTTATGCGGCGGAGCGAATGAACGAATCTCATGTTGATTCGTTAGTTGTCATGGATCACGGAGAGGTACTGGGAATGGTTACGACGAGAGATGTTTTGTCAGCTCATCCAAACCGAATCGTTGCCGATGCCATGAGTAGTCAGCCGTTCTATCTGTCAGCCAATCACAATGTTTGGGAGGCCTATCACGCGCTTCATCAAGAACAAAATGGGCTTGCTTTAGTCAAACAAGAGGATCAACTGATCGGATTCATCACAAAAGAAATCGTAGAGATGAAAATAGCAGAATATCGAGACCCATTATCGGGTTTGTATCGCGCTCCATATATCCAGTTTATTGGGGAAAATTTTTTAAAGGAGCGAAAACCTTTCCATTTGCTTTTCATCGATTTGAACGACTTTGGTCGAATTAATAAGCTGCATGGCCATCCATTTGGGGATGATGTCATCCGCACCTATTCTTCGGTCCTCTCTTCATTAGCTGAAGAACAGGGAGATTACTTATGTCGTTATGCAGGGGACGAGTTTGTTTTGATCTCTACGATTTCCGATGAACAGATTCAGGAATACATTACGCTCATTAAACGTCCAACAAACGTTCTGGATATCTTCGTATCTGCAGCTGTTGGTCATGTGAACGGGTACCAAACACCAGACTTCTTCGCCAGATCGTGGCGGGAATTAATCGCGGAAGCAAGTTTAGGCTCCTCAGCTGCCAAATTATCCAAAACACTTACTCCCACAGTGGGATAG
- a CDS encoding EAL domain-containing protein — protein sequence MESIAELFKKKEYYHAFQPICQLPEKSRIGYEVLLRSKAGIHPEALFSLAKENKKLPELDAHSLHYALLTFFHSSIEHKNELLFVNIFPSTIIEDTFPGFIQNIAGSFRPFLTQIVLEINESIMEGECWSEPVFTRRIAELKKLGFLIALDDVGDGANIFSKIEDISPDYIKIDRFFSQELSSSLEKQKTVKLFVDFCKDAPQLILEGVEEEEDFACASLLGVAIGQGYLFGKPGSLPDE from the coding sequence ATGGAGAGCATTGCAGAATTATTTAAGAAAAAAGAGTACTACCACGCATTTCAGCCCATATGTCAGCTTCCTGAGAAAAGTAGGATAGGGTATGAAGTATTACTTCGCAGTAAAGCGGGGATCCATCCAGAGGCATTGTTTTCTTTGGCGAAGGAAAACAAAAAGCTACCAGAACTCGACGCTCATTCCCTGCATTATGCGCTCTTGACTTTTTTTCATTCGTCGATTGAACACAAAAACGAGCTTTTATTTGTGAATATTTTTCCTTCTACCATAATAGAAGACACATTTCCTGGCTTCATTCAAAATATCGCTGGTTCCTTTCGTCCCTTTTTAACCCAAATCGTTTTGGAGATCAACGAATCGATTATGGAAGGAGAATGCTGGAGCGAACCCGTTTTTACACGACGCATAGCTGAATTGAAAAAGTTGGGGTTCCTAATTGCGTTGGATGATGTCGGAGATGGCGCAAACATATTCAGTAAAATTGAAGATATCTCGCCTGATTACATTAAAATTGATCGCTTTTTTTCGCAAGAGCTCTCGAGTTCATTAGAAAAGCAAAAGACTGTAAAATTGTTTGTCGATTTTTGCAAAGATGCACCTCAACTCATTCTCGAAGGAGTTGAAGAAGAAGAGGATTTTGCTTGTGCTTCTTTATTGGGCGTTGCAATCGGCCAGGGGTACTTGTTTGGTAAACCAGGCAGTTTGCCGGACGAATAA
- a CDS encoding SCP2 sterol-binding domain-containing protein, protein MQVQKTLQDLSDRINAQPQGIAGVHAVYHFVLSGEEVGTYEVVFADNQADYKLGVTREAGCKLELSDKDFIKLVEGRLNPTVAFVTGKLKISGEMGLSFKLQTILHHYQSEK, encoded by the coding sequence ATGCAAGTACAAAAAACTCTTCAGGATTTATCGGATAGAATAAACGCCCAGCCACAAGGGATCGCAGGAGTACATGCGGTGTACCATTTTGTCCTAAGTGGAGAAGAGGTGGGCACCTACGAGGTTGTTTTTGCCGATAATCAAGCGGACTACAAGCTGGGTGTGACAAGGGAAGCAGGCTGCAAGCTGGAGTTGTCTGACAAAGATTTTATTAAGCTCGTAGAGGGACGCTTGAATCCCACCGTTGCTTTTGTAACAGGTAAGCTAAAAATTAGCGGAGAAATGGGACTTTCGTTTAAATTGCAAACAATTTTACATCACTATCAATCAGAAAAATAA
- a CDS encoding protease inhibitor I42 family protein encodes MVKTSTYTLQVQEGHLFTITLVANPSTGYQWDLSNPVDARFLSLHANHFVPPPSPARIGQEGHQVMSFQALRRGMMSISVKYCRPWDSGDCGEFVFYVVTVV; translated from the coding sequence GTGGTCAAGACCTCAACGTATACACTGCAAGTGCAGGAAGGCCACTTGTTCACGATTACGCTAGTGGCAAATCCCTCTACCGGCTACCAGTGGGACTTGTCTAATCCAGTGGATGCTCGCTTTTTATCGTTGCATGCGAATCATTTTGTTCCTCCACCATCGCCAGCTCGTATTGGGCAAGAGGGACATCAGGTGATGTCCTTTCAGGCTCTGCGGCGAGGAATGATGTCGATTTCAGTGAAGTATTGTCGGCCTTGGGATAGTGGAGATTGCGGGGAGTTTGTGTTTTATGTTGTTACGGTTGTATAG
- a CDS encoding YbjQ family protein has protein sequence MIVTTTSMIQGKEVEEYLDIVSGEVIMGANVVRDFLAGITDIIGGRSGSYESKLSEGRELALREMKEKARVLGANAVIGVDLDFETLREGMMMVIATGTAVRVK, from the coding sequence ATGATTGTAACTACTACCAGCATGATCCAAGGGAAAGAAGTGGAGGAGTATTTGGATATTGTCAGTGGAGAGGTGATCATGGGTGCAAACGTAGTCCGTGACTTTCTCGCGGGGATTACGGACATCATCGGAGGCAGAAGTGGCTCATATGAGAGCAAGCTCTCAGAAGGTCGTGAACTGGCCTTGCGTGAAATGAAAGAAAAAGCACGGGTATTAGGTGCAAACGCAGTGATTGGGGTTGATCTCGACTTCGAAACATTGCGAGAAGGTATGATGATGGTTATTGCCACAGGCACAGCTGTACGTGTGAAGTAA
- a CDS encoding helix-turn-helix domain-containing protein: MRHICSLIAMVSQLEEQSVRFDFYQEIRRPKPERQLLKHHAQLPRHYFDYLIHSGVLEVETDAPYQPGKIMPASIGMNIRSLGGNVLFDMCFAPQTYKLWQNTDASIEDLSLPADIFEEYVYRLGAISRFRYLGRIDDPVTATKLGENDMIEFKRDFLYSKTGIIKSIVAFANSNNGNLFLGISDEGTVCGIDHEIEQYGDPDKYILAITQYIQDKTSPFVTPFPKISLKKIDGKTVVAIFVEASSDLICGLDKNNEKYVVIRTNNRSVVVKDPHQIGEIYVKRKLGSEISRRLGLL; this comes from the coding sequence ATGCGCCATATTTGTTCATTGATTGCGATGGTAAGCCAACTGGAAGAACAATCTGTGCGTTTTGATTTTTATCAAGAAATCAGACGACCCAAGCCAGAACGTCAGTTATTAAAGCATCATGCACAATTACCGCGTCATTATTTCGATTATTTAATTCATTCAGGAGTATTGGAAGTGGAAACAGATGCCCCATATCAGCCGGGGAAGATCATGCCTGCTTCCATCGGTATGAACATACGCTCGCTCGGTGGAAACGTATTGTTTGACATGTGCTTTGCTCCACAAACATATAAATTGTGGCAAAACACAGATGCAAGCATAGAAGACCTTTCGCTGCCTGCTGATATATTTGAAGAATACGTCTATCGCTTAGGCGCCATTAGTCGCTTTCGCTATTTAGGCCGAATCGATGATCCCGTAACAGCAACAAAACTTGGTGAGAACGACATGATTGAATTCAAACGCGACTTTCTTTATTCGAAGACGGGAATTATTAAGTCTATTGTGGCGTTTGCGAATTCAAACAACGGGAACTTATTTTTAGGCATTTCAGATGAGGGGACAGTGTGCGGGATTGATCATGAGATCGAGCAGTATGGAGACCCGGACAAATACATTCTTGCCATTACGCAATACATCCAAGATAAGACGTCACCGTTTGTGACCCCATTTCCAAAAATTTCGTTGAAAAAAATAGATGGGAAAACAGTGGTAGCTATCTTTGTAGAAGCCTCATCTGATTTGATTTGTGGTTTGGACAAAAACAATGAAAAGTATGTGGTGATCCGTACGAACAATCGCTCTGTTGTCGTGAAAGATCCGCACCAAATTGGTGAAATTTACGTGAAACGAAAGCTTGGCAGTGAGATCAGCCGTCGATTGGGACTTCTGTAG